One genomic window of Terriglobales bacterium includes the following:
- a CDS encoding TonB-dependent receptor, whose protein sequence is MIRWFHTFRDVAVLLLFAFAATAAIAQTTGSLHGKVADPSGAVIPGATITLKSSSGQTATATSGGDGTYDVKGLAPGQYTITVSAQGFAPYSKGQVTVAAGRAQLLDIPLQIEVVQEKVNVESEGNTLDTAPSNNANTVVLKGKDLDALSDDPDELQDELQALAGPSAGPNGGQMYIDGFTAGQLPPKSAIREIRINQNPFSAEYDKLGYGRIEIFTKPGSDKFHGQLEFNENNSIFNSRNPFSVEKPDYHSEQYEGNFGGPLGKKASFFIDGQRRNINDVAIVNPQCGGVVLPECADVNVPNPHTRTNFSPRIDYQLTNTNTFTARYQFWNNHEDNNGVGQNGSTPTLPSLGYTSDETEHTVQISDTQVLGSKIVNEIRFQYNRDHSDQLPLSTAPQLSVPSFFVAGGNSAGHEVNQENHYELQNYTSYISGNHSMRFGGRLRISQASDLLASNFNGTFSYDSLTAFQNNQPTQFSITTGQPLISNTFLDLGVYAEDDWKARPNLTLSYGLRYETQSAINDYRDFAPRIGIAWGVGRKGSTPKTVLRAGYGIFYDRFPQNLVLQAERLNGSTQQSYIIDSPTFGPNNIPSSFSGLTGVPSNVYRIDPNLRAPYILQTAVGVEHQLTKSTKLSLTYLNARGLHQLFTNNINAPLPGTFPANPVCPLGCTAGRIYEYQSEGIFKQNQLMTNVNMRVGPNLSIFGFYSLSYANSDTSGAGSFPTDPYDPTLDYGRAGFDTRHRLFLGGTFTAPFGLRLSPFVFAHSGQPYNITIPQDILGTSVFNARPGLAVGSSECSVLSTTNPFCFFIPSPGQAYSPIPINFGQGPANVSVNLRVSKTIGLGPVMEGTTGGRGGGGRGGHEHGGFGGFGGGGGPRGMFGGGTSDHRYNLTFSIGARNLFNHQNLAPPVGVLSTQAFTGNSSFGQSIAVAGGPFGSQASNRRVDLQVQFSF, encoded by the coding sequence GTGATTCGTTGGTTTCATACATTCAGAGATGTTGCTGTACTTCTACTCTTTGCTTTCGCCGCCACCGCGGCGATTGCTCAGACCACCGGTAGCTTGCATGGAAAAGTTGCTGATCCTTCCGGCGCCGTTATTCCGGGAGCGACGATAACTCTTAAGTCGTCCTCTGGGCAGACCGCAACTGCTACTTCGGGTGGTGATGGCACTTACGATGTGAAAGGCCTTGCGCCTGGACAATACACAATCACTGTGTCTGCACAAGGGTTCGCGCCCTATTCCAAAGGCCAGGTCACAGTTGCGGCCGGACGCGCTCAGCTGCTCGATATTCCTCTGCAGATCGAAGTGGTTCAGGAGAAGGTGAACGTCGAGTCGGAGGGAAACACTCTCGACACTGCTCCCAGCAACAACGCGAATACCGTTGTCCTGAAGGGCAAAGATCTCGACGCGCTATCGGACGATCCGGATGAGCTGCAGGACGAATTGCAGGCGTTAGCAGGACCATCTGCCGGTCCCAATGGTGGGCAGATGTACATCGACGGATTCACCGCCGGGCAGCTTCCGCCGAAGTCAGCCATTCGCGAGATTCGCATCAATCAGAACCCTTTTTCGGCTGAGTATGACAAGCTGGGCTACGGCCGAATCGAGATCTTCACCAAACCTGGATCAGACAAATTCCACGGCCAGCTCGAATTCAACGAGAACAACTCCATCTTCAACTCGCGGAATCCGTTCTCGGTCGAAAAGCCCGACTACCACTCGGAGCAATATGAAGGAAACTTCGGTGGCCCATTGGGTAAGAAGGCGTCATTCTTTATTGATGGCCAGCGCCGCAACATCAACGACGTGGCCATCGTGAATCCTCAGTGCGGAGGCGTTGTGCTGCCTGAGTGCGCAGACGTGAATGTCCCCAATCCGCACACGCGCACCAACTTCAGTCCGCGAATCGACTATCAACTCACCAACACAAACACGTTTACAGCCCGGTATCAGTTCTGGAACAACCACGAAGACAACAACGGGGTGGGGCAAAACGGAAGCACTCCAACGCTGCCTTCGCTGGGGTACACCTCAGATGAAACCGAACACACGGTGCAGATCAGCGACACGCAGGTCCTCGGCTCCAAGATCGTGAACGAGATTCGGTTTCAGTACAACCGCGATCACAGCGATCAGCTCCCTTTGAGCACTGCGCCGCAATTGTCGGTGCCGAGCTTCTTTGTCGCAGGTGGAAACAGTGCCGGGCATGAGGTGAATCAGGAGAATCATTACGAGCTGCAGAACTACACCTCCTACATTTCGGGAAATCACTCGATGCGCTTTGGCGGCCGGCTGCGCATTTCGCAGGCTTCAGATCTGCTGGCTTCCAATTTCAACGGCACGTTCTCTTATGACTCGCTGACGGCATTCCAAAACAATCAGCCGACTCAATTCTCGATCACCACCGGTCAACCACTGATCTCGAATACATTCCTCGACTTGGGTGTCTATGCAGAAGACGATTGGAAAGCGCGTCCGAATCTAACGCTGAGCTATGGTTTGCGCTATGAGACTCAGAGCGCTATCAACGATTATCGTGACTTCGCACCCAGGATCGGCATTGCGTGGGGTGTCGGAAGAAAGGGTTCGACTCCCAAAACGGTGCTGCGCGCCGGCTATGGGATCTTTTACGATCGTTTCCCACAGAACCTCGTCTTGCAGGCTGAGCGGTTGAACGGAAGCACGCAGCAGTCGTACATCATCGATTCACCCACGTTTGGCCCGAATAACATCCCGAGTTCTTTTTCGGGACTTACAGGCGTGCCTTCGAACGTCTATCGCATCGATCCGAACCTGCGCGCTCCCTACATTCTGCAGACGGCAGTTGGCGTCGAGCATCAACTTACGAAATCTACCAAGCTCTCGCTCACTTATCTGAACGCCCGAGGGCTTCATCAGCTCTTTACCAACAACATCAATGCCCCGCTTCCGGGAACGTTCCCGGCGAATCCGGTTTGCCCGCTCGGCTGCACCGCAGGACGGATCTACGAATACCAATCCGAGGGCATCTTCAAGCAGAACCAGCTCATGACGAACGTCAACATGCGAGTGGGCCCGAATCTCTCGATTTTTGGGTTTTACTCACTGAGCTACGCTAACAGCGATACTTCGGGAGCCGGCAGTTTCCCTACCGACCCATATGATCCGACTCTGGATTACGGGCGCGCGGGCTTTGACACCCGGCACCGGCTCTTTCTTGGCGGCACCTTCACCGCTCCCTTTGGATTGCGACTGAGCCCATTCGTCTTCGCGCATTCGGGCCAGCCCTACAACATCACCATTCCCCAAGATATTTTGGGCACTTCAGTCTTTAATGCACGTCCGGGTCTTGCCGTGGGATCATCGGAATGCTCAGTGTTGTCGACCACAAATCCCTTCTGCTTCTTCATTCCCAGTCCGGGACAAGCTTATAGCCCGATTCCTATCAACTTCGGACAAGGTCCGGCGAATGTCTCCGTGAACCTGCGCGTAAGCAAGACCATCGGACTTGGCCCGGTGATGGAAGGGACAACCGGAGGACGCGGAGGCGGCGGTCGTGGAGGACACGAGCACGGCGGCTTTGGCGGATTTGGAGGCGGAGGAGGTCCGCGTGGCATGTTTGGAGGCGGCACCAGTGACCACCGCTACAACCTGACATTCAGCATCGGCGCGAGAAATCTCTTCAATCATCAGAATCTGGCGCCACCTGTCGGGGTGCTGAGCACCCAGGCGTTCACTGGAAATTCGAGCTTTGGCCAGTCAATCGCGGTGGCCGGTGGACCGTTCGGTTCACAAGCCTCCAATCGCAGAGTTGATCTGCAGGTTCAATTCTCGTTCTAA
- the thiS gene encoding sulfur carrier protein ThiS, translating to MTLIVNGQPKECPDGASLAQFIEHLQLKGDRVAVELNRSIAARNRWAETTLREGDRLEIVHFVGGGSC from the coding sequence ATGACTCTAATCGTCAATGGCCAGCCAAAGGAGTGTCCTGACGGCGCTTCGCTGGCGCAGTTCATTGAACATCTGCAGCTCAAAGGCGACCGCGTCGCCGTCGAACTGAACCGCTCAATCGCGGCTCGCAACCGCTGGGCCGAAACTACTCTTCGCGAGGGCGACCGACTGGAAATTGTGCACTTCGTCGGTGGCGGTTCCTGTTAA
- a CDS encoding anion transporter — protein sequence MPILFDHHSLAAYLIFFASYTVFAVGRFPGTHIDRPAAAVIGAAMMFAFRVLGPEQGLRSIDYATIVLLFAMMVVVAGLHLAGFFEWITNIFIAHVRVGWLLPVVIFTSGVLSAFLVNDIICLLMAPLVMRISHQFGRRATPYLLALATASNIGSTATITGNPQNILIGSVSRIPYLDFLAHLGPVALIGLFLDWGILYLMYFRSEAIVPSASANQEVFKRSESHLIFPVIVTIAVLAGFLAGLPPALVAAVGAAVILMHPRYPSKHVYEEVDWSLLVFFIGLFLIVGGAEQSGIARELLSAAERFNLQNLWIFSGAVVFLSNIVSNVPAVMLLKDLLPHFADAHHFWLLLAMTSTLAGNLTITGSVANIIVVEKAREKSPVSFGEYLKAGIPVTIATVAVGVIWLSHF from the coding sequence GTGCCCATTCTTTTCGACCATCATTCGCTTGCCGCGTATCTCATCTTTTTTGCCAGCTACACGGTTTTCGCCGTAGGCAGATTTCCGGGAACTCACATCGATCGACCCGCGGCTGCGGTGATCGGCGCGGCGATGATGTTTGCTTTTCGCGTGCTTGGTCCGGAACAGGGATTGCGCAGCATCGACTACGCGACCATCGTTCTTCTATTCGCGATGATGGTTGTGGTTGCTGGGCTGCATCTTGCAGGGTTCTTCGAATGGATCACCAACATTTTCATCGCGCACGTGCGCGTCGGATGGCTGCTGCCCGTCGTGATCTTCACAAGCGGAGTTTTGTCGGCATTCCTCGTGAACGATATCATTTGCTTACTGATGGCGCCCCTGGTGATGAGGATCAGTCACCAGTTCGGGCGTCGCGCAACACCGTATCTTCTCGCGCTTGCAACCGCTTCGAACATCGGCAGCACGGCCACGATCACCGGTAATCCGCAGAACATCCTGATCGGGTCGGTGTCGCGCATTCCATATCTGGATTTCCTTGCGCATTTAGGACCGGTTGCGTTGATCGGCTTATTTCTGGACTGGGGGATCTTGTATCTGATGTATTTCCGGTCAGAAGCAATCGTTCCTTCAGCTTCCGCAAATCAGGAAGTGTTTAAGCGTTCCGAATCGCATCTGATCTTTCCTGTTATTGTCACAATAGCGGTACTTGCAGGATTCCTCGCAGGATTGCCTCCTGCACTAGTTGCGGCCGTCGGCGCGGCGGTCATCTTGATGCATCCCCGCTATCCTTCGAAGCACGTCTATGAAGAAGTGGACTGGTCGCTGCTGGTCTTCTTTATCGGACTATTTCTTATCGTGGGAGGCGCGGAGCAGTCGGGCATCGCGCGCGAGCTTTTGTCCGCCGCCGAGCGATTCAATCTGCAGAATCTCTGGATATTCAGCGGAGCTGTGGTTTTTCTCTCCAACATCGTGAGCAACGTTCCCGCGGTGATGTTGCTAAAGGATCTGCTTCCGCATTTTGCTGACGCGCACCATTTCTGGCTCTTGCTGGCCATGACCAGCACGCTTGCCGGAAATCTAACCATCACCGGTTCCGTCGCCAACATCATCGTCGTGGAAAAGGCCCGCGAGAAATCGCCGGTGAGCTTTGGGGAATATCTGAAGGCTGGAATTCCAGTCACGATCGCCACTGTAGCGGTCGGCGTGATCTGGCTGTCACATTTCTGA
- a CDS encoding MerR family transcriptional regulator yields the protein MKSQKKQNGSEQAASTAAQSFTSADVMELTGITARQLQWWDERKIVVPQRSGRNRVYSLDDLAEVAVICELRRKGFSLQRVRQVMRYLQRELGKRLIETVTSGSEYHLLTDGKRIYLENSERQIVDLLKNSRQPLLAICLTDAVEEVQAEVHKRRALRRLHGKEERNNNDDNRRLRLRRSA from the coding sequence ATGAAATCGCAGAAAAAACAGAACGGCAGCGAGCAGGCGGCGAGCACTGCGGCTCAAAGCTTTACTTCGGCTGACGTAATGGAACTCACCGGAATCACTGCGCGACAGTTGCAGTGGTGGGACGAGCGCAAAATCGTCGTCCCGCAGCGCAGCGGCCGCAATCGCGTGTACAGCCTCGACGATCTCGCAGAAGTCGCGGTGATCTGCGAGTTGCGACGCAAGGGATTCTCGCTTCAGCGCGTGCGCCAGGTCATGCGCTACTTGCAGCGTGAGCTGGGCAAGAGGCTGATCGAAACGGTGACCTCGGGCAGCGAGTATCACTTGCTCACAGACGGCAAGCGCATTTATCTCGAAAACTCCGAGCGGCAGATCGTCGATCTGTTGAAGAACTCGCGCCAACCGCTGCTCGCGATATGCCTTACGGATGCCGTGGAGGAAGTCCAGGCCGAAGTTCACAAGCGTCGCGCGTTGCGGCGTCTGCACGGAAAGGAAGAACGCAATAACAACGATGATAACCGGCGATTGCGGCTGCGCCGCAGCGCTTAA
- a CDS encoding glycosyl hydrolase, whose translation MEHEFRNPPDAARIMVRWWWFGPAVDKQELEREMLRVKEGGIGGFEVQPVYPLALDDPKHGFHNHSYLSDEFLDALRFASEKAKQLGLRMDLTLGSGWPYGGPGVPITEAASSLRIVRTKTDGHSPSIPVPSLTAGETLIAAFLTTADNGRSEHQYRQISDVHDGFVTLPQRSSAGEVLFFISSRTGMQVKRAAVGAEGFVVDHYDRSAVEHYLQHVGDRLMQAFPSDRPYSVFCDSLEVYGSDWSPDFLEEFHKRRGYDLVPHLPELAEGSDVKSRAVRRDWGKTLTELFDERFASTVHDWAQKNHTKFRMQAYGIPPAELSSSSLADLPEGEGAQWKSLSATRWASSASHIYGVPVTSSETWTWLHSPVFRATPLDMKAEADRHFLEGINQFVGHGWPYTPEGVEYPGWRFYAAAVFDEKNPWWIVMPDVTAYLQRVSYLLRQGEPVNDVAVYLPNDDAWASFRPGRVNLFQTLQSRIGTNVVESTLSSGHDFDFFDEDALQRKGRIEGNTLALGTNRYRVVILPNVETISPDTYRTFEDFARAGGILVATRQLPSAAPGLLAGDSQNVEVRDISRRLFQAGNAQGHFLPDEQKLSALLTQLTEADVSFTPAEPDIGFVHRRTRDADIYFVANTTNQSQKTEASFRVAATTVQLWDPMNGTVSNLNVPDPRANSATIKLDLEPYGSRVFVLSRSSSLHRTRKAAPVETTAIDISHDWHVTFGTSGKTETMQDLKSWTDYPETRYFSGTATYEKTITVPASALRDSKVQLDFGEGKPLPEEKLRAGMQAWLDGPIREVAVVYVNSKRTGSVWCPPYSLDVTSFLHEGENTIRVEVENLALNYMAGHALPDYRLLNLRYGVRFEAQDMDQVQPIPAGLFGPIRLLVAPSNKSEL comes from the coding sequence TTGGAACATGAATTCCGCAATCCTCCAGACGCGGCGCGCATCATGGTGCGCTGGTGGTGGTTCGGCCCGGCAGTGGACAAGCAGGAACTCGAAAGAGAAATGCTGCGCGTGAAAGAAGGCGGCATCGGAGGATTCGAGGTCCAGCCGGTTTATCCGCTTGCGTTGGACGATCCGAAGCACGGCTTCCACAATCATTCCTACTTATCGGATGAATTTCTGGATGCTCTGCGCTTCGCTTCAGAAAAAGCAAAGCAGCTTGGGCTGCGAATGGACCTCACTCTGGGCAGCGGCTGGCCGTATGGAGGACCTGGAGTCCCAATCACCGAAGCGGCGAGTTCGCTGCGTATTGTTCGCACCAAGACCGACGGACATTCCCCAAGTATTCCCGTGCCCAGCTTAACGGCCGGTGAGACCTTAATTGCTGCTTTCTTAACCACCGCCGACAATGGCCGATCAGAGCACCAGTATCGGCAAATCTCGGATGTTCATGACGGGTTCGTGACGCTCCCACAGCGGAGTAGTGCAGGCGAGGTTCTTTTCTTCATTTCGAGCCGCACGGGCATGCAGGTGAAGCGAGCGGCAGTCGGCGCCGAGGGATTCGTCGTTGATCACTACGATCGAAGCGCCGTTGAACATTACTTGCAGCATGTTGGCGATCGGCTGATGCAGGCGTTTCCTTCTGATCGTCCGTATTCCGTTTTCTGCGACAGTCTGGAGGTTTACGGTTCCGATTGGAGTCCGGATTTTCTGGAAGAGTTCCACAAACGGCGAGGATACGACCTGGTTCCACATTTGCCGGAACTGGCAGAAGGTAGCGACGTTAAGAGCAGGGCAGTGCGTCGCGATTGGGGAAAGACTCTTACTGAACTTTTCGACGAACGATTCGCCTCCACTGTGCATGACTGGGCACAGAAGAATCACACGAAGTTTCGCATGCAAGCCTATGGGATTCCTCCGGCAGAGCTCTCGAGCAGTTCGTTGGCGGACCTGCCTGAAGGTGAAGGAGCGCAGTGGAAGTCACTTTCAGCAACACGCTGGGCTTCTTCGGCGAGCCACATCTATGGCGTGCCGGTCACGTCATCGGAAACCTGGACCTGGCTGCACTCGCCGGTTTTCCGAGCCACCCCGCTGGATATGAAAGCGGAGGCGGACCGCCATTTTCTTGAGGGCATAAACCAGTTCGTCGGCCATGGCTGGCCATATACACCTGAGGGCGTCGAATATCCGGGATGGCGTTTTTACGCTGCGGCGGTGTTCGATGAGAAGAATCCGTGGTGGATTGTGATGCCGGACGTCACCGCCTATCTGCAGCGCGTGAGCTATCTGTTGCGCCAAGGTGAACCGGTTAATGACGTCGCTGTCTATCTGCCTAATGATGATGCCTGGGCGAGCTTTCGTCCTGGGCGCGTGAACCTGTTCCAGACCCTGCAATCCCGAATTGGGACTAATGTCGTCGAAAGCACTCTTTCCAGCGGACATGATTTCGACTTCTTCGATGAGGACGCGCTGCAGCGCAAGGGACGCATCGAGGGGAACACGCTGGCTCTCGGCACCAATCGATATCGAGTTGTGATTTTGCCGAACGTGGAAACGATCTCGCCTGACACCTATCGCACGTTCGAAGATTTCGCGCGAGCCGGGGGAATTCTGGTTGCTACGCGCCAGCTTCCCTCGGCGGCACCGGGACTCCTCGCCGGCGATTCACAGAATGTCGAGGTTCGCGATATCAGTCGGCGTCTATTCCAGGCCGGGAATGCACAAGGTCATTTTTTGCCTGATGAGCAGAAACTGAGTGCCTTGCTTACCCAACTCACCGAAGCAGACGTGTCTTTTACGCCCGCAGAGCCCGACATCGGCTTCGTTCACCGACGTACACGGGATGCGGACATCTATTTCGTAGCTAACACCACGAATCAGAGTCAGAAGACCGAAGCGAGTTTTCGTGTTGCAGCTACGACCGTGCAACTCTGGGATCCGATGAATGGGACGGTCTCGAACCTGAATGTTCCTGATCCTCGTGCGAATAGCGCCACAATCAAACTTGATCTGGAGCCGTACGGTTCGCGCGTCTTCGTGCTTTCCCGGAGCAGTTCATTGCACCGAACTCGGAAGGCGGCCCCGGTCGAGACAACCGCGATCGATATCAGCCACGATTGGCATGTCACCTTCGGTACCAGCGGCAAAACCGAAACCATGCAGGATTTGAAGTCCTGGACCGACTATCCGGAGACGCGCTACTTCTCTGGAACAGCTACCTATGAGAAGACAATCACAGTTCCTGCATCGGCGCTCAGAGACAGCAAAGTTCAGCTCGATTTTGGAGAAGGGAAGCCTTTGCCGGAAGAGAAACTACGCGCAGGAATGCAAGCGTGGCTCGACGGCCCGATTCGGGAAGTCGCAGTGGTCTACGTGAACAGCAAACGCACGGGATCAGTTTGGTGTCCGCCATATTCGCTGGACGTCACCTCGTTCCTTCACGAAGGAGAGAATACGATTCGCGTTGAAGTCGAAAATCTGGCCCTGAACTACATGGCTGGGCATGCCCTACCCGATTATCGTCTGCTGAATTTGAGATATGGCGTCCGCTTTGAGGCGCAGGACATGGATCAGGTGCAGCCGATTCCAGCAGGACTCTTTGGCCCCATCCGGCTGCTCGTGGCGCCGTCAAATAAGAGCGAGCTATGA
- a CDS encoding multidrug efflux RND transporter permease subunit, protein MFVDFFIKRPIFATVCALLIILGGAVSIPTLPVAQFPNLAPPTVQVSAFYNGASAQVVETSVTTPLEQQINGVEGMKYMTSTSGNDGTSGISVVFDLNRDVDLAAVDVQNRVNQALGRMPNEVKTTGVSVVKATNNFVFGAGFYAEGNRYDSLFISNYLDIYVRDALKRIRGVGDVIIFGERKYAMRLWLDPVRMATRQLTASDVVTALQEQNVQVAAGAVGQAPAPPNQQYEISVRAVGRLTDPAQFDNIVLKTAPDGTIVRLRDVGHAELGAENYDSGLRFNGHPAVGVGVTQLSNANAIAVDRAAIGELERLSKSFPPGLKFNVAFDTTDVVADSIKDVISTLIEAILLVIFVIFLFLQDWRSTVIPAVTIPVSLVGTFIFVKALGFSINTLTLFGITLATGLVVDDAIVVIENVQRHISEGVTEPHHAASVAMSEVAGAVVATSLVLVSVFVPVAFFPGTTGIMFRQFALTIAFSVAISAFNALTLTPALSALMLGHHTGESNRGVFGVFNRGVHKVTHAYRDTLKHLVPLRWIVVLVFLGGLAFTYWFYQRVPRGFVPQEDQGYFMILVQCPPGASIEYTENIAKQIEQVLGREKDIVGTFAVSGFSFAGAAPNRGMVFGTLAPMSQRKGDERSAEAIINRLRGPLFGISGAIVVPFAPPSVNGLGNFGGFQYILQDEGGHTPEELGKVAYSLIGAGNQPNSGLTGLFTSYSATDPQFLVSIDREKAKSLGVSLSQITNTLQVYMASAYVNDFDFNNRAYRVYIQADQQARMSPQSMKQFYVRSDKGGMVPLEDLVNITQTTTPPVISHYNLFRSVELDGSAARGQSSGQAIQKMEELSAKILPHGYSYAWTGLSLEEIESGSQVVMLFALGLLVVYLTLAAQYESWSLPFIVILAVPMAVLGAVLAQSLRGLINDIYCQVGLVMLIGLSSKNAILIVEFAEQLRERGLSITEAALEAARIRLRPILMTSFAFMLGVLPLVLASGAGKNGRQSVGTTAFGGMLAATTLNLLFIPILYVTLKTLQERWGSGAHRQIEERHAEDERIAV, encoded by the coding sequence ATGTTTGTCGATTTCTTTATTAAGCGACCCATCTTTGCCACGGTCTGCGCTCTGCTGATCATTCTTGGTGGAGCAGTCTCAATCCCGACACTTCCTGTAGCGCAGTTTCCCAATCTGGCACCGCCGACGGTCCAAGTGAGCGCGTTCTACAACGGCGCCAGTGCGCAGGTAGTTGAGACATCGGTGACGACTCCGTTGGAGCAGCAGATCAACGGTGTTGAGGGCATGAAGTACATGACCTCCACCAGCGGCAACGACGGCACCAGCGGAATCAGCGTGGTCTTCGATCTGAATCGCGATGTCGATCTTGCCGCCGTTGACGTGCAGAACCGGGTTAACCAGGCGCTCGGGCGCATGCCCAATGAAGTGAAGACGACGGGCGTGAGCGTCGTGAAGGCGACCAATAATTTCGTCTTCGGCGCCGGTTTCTACGCGGAAGGCAATCGCTACGACAGTCTCTTTATCAGTAACTATCTCGACATCTACGTGCGCGATGCACTCAAGCGTATTCGCGGTGTAGGCGACGTGATCATCTTCGGCGAGCGCAAATATGCAATGCGGCTCTGGCTTGATCCAGTGCGCATGGCTACGCGTCAGCTCACAGCCAGCGATGTTGTCACAGCTCTGCAGGAACAGAACGTGCAAGTTGCTGCGGGCGCGGTGGGACAGGCGCCGGCGCCTCCGAATCAGCAGTACGAGATCAGCGTGCGCGCCGTCGGTCGGCTCACCGATCCTGCGCAATTCGACAATATCGTGCTCAAAACCGCGCCCGACGGCACGATTGTCCGCCTAAGAGACGTTGGTCACGCCGAACTCGGAGCCGAAAACTACGACTCAGGATTGCGATTCAATGGCCATCCTGCGGTCGGCGTGGGAGTCACTCAGCTCTCGAACGCGAATGCCATCGCGGTAGATCGAGCGGCGATTGGGGAACTTGAAAGACTGTCGAAGAGCTTTCCGCCGGGACTCAAATTCAACGTTGCTTTCGATACTACTGACGTTGTCGCGGATTCGATTAAAGACGTAATCAGCACGCTCATCGAAGCGATTCTGCTGGTTATTTTTGTCATCTTCCTGTTCCTGCAGGATTGGCGCTCCACAGTCATTCCGGCTGTCACCATTCCGGTCTCGCTCGTCGGCACCTTCATCTTCGTCAAGGCGCTGGGATTCTCGATCAATACGCTCACGCTCTTCGGCATCACGCTCGCCACCGGCCTGGTGGTGGACGATGCGATTGTCGTTATTGAGAACGTGCAGCGGCATATATCAGAAGGTGTAACCGAGCCCCACCATGCCGCTTCCGTGGCCATGAGCGAAGTTGCCGGAGCTGTGGTCGCCACCTCGCTGGTGCTGGTTTCCGTGTTCGTGCCGGTCGCGTTCTTTCCCGGAACTACCGGCATCATGTTCCGTCAGTTCGCGTTGACGATCGCGTTTTCGGTTGCCATTTCGGCATTCAACGCTTTGACGCTGACGCCGGCACTCTCGGCTCTGATGTTAGGACATCACACGGGGGAATCAAATCGCGGCGTTTTTGGTGTGTTCAATCGCGGCGTGCACAAGGTCACGCACGCCTATCGCGACACTCTAAAACACCTCGTTCCGCTGAGGTGGATCGTGGTGCTCGTCTTCCTCGGCGGCCTCGCATTTACCTACTGGTTCTACCAGCGCGTCCCGCGCGGCTTCGTTCCGCAAGAGGACCAGGGATATTTCATGATCCTGGTTCAGTGCCCGCCCGGCGCTTCGATCGAGTACACCGAAAATATCGCCAAGCAAATCGAACAGGTGTTGGGCCGCGAGAAAGACATCGTCGGCACGTTCGCTGTTTCCGGATTCAGCTTCGCCGGAGCCGCGCCCAATCGCGGAATGGTCTTCGGCACACTCGCGCCGATGTCGCAACGAAAAGGCGACGAACGCTCCGCAGAAGCAATCATCAACCGTCTACGCGGACCATTGTTTGGAATTTCCGGCGCCATCGTCGTGCCCTTCGCTCCACCGTCGGTAAACGGCCTCGGTAATTTCGGCGGATTCCAGTACATCCTGCAGGACGAAGGCGGACACACTCCCGAAGAGTTGGGCAAAGTCGCTTACAGCCTGATCGGAGCAGGGAATCAGCCCAACAGCGGACTCACCGGGTTATTCACCAGCTACAGCGCGACTGATCCTCAGTTCCTCGTCAGCATCGATCGCGAGAAAGCCAAGAGCCTGGGCGTGTCGCTCTCGCAGATCACGAACACGCTGCAGGTGTACATGGCTTCAGCGTACGTGAACGATTTCGATTTCAATAATCGCGCATACCGCGTTTACATACAGGCCGATCAGCAGGCGCGCATGTCGCCGCAGTCGATGAAGCAGTTCTATGTTCGCTCCGATAAGGGCGGCATGGTACCGCTCGAAGATCTGGTCAACATTACGCAGACTACGACGCCACCCGTCATCAGCCACTACAACCTGTTCCGCTCGGTTGAACTCGATGGCTCGGCAGCACGCGGACAAAGCTCCGGCCAGGCCATCCAGAAGATGGAGGAGTTGTCGGCGAAGATTCTGCCGCACGGCTACTCCTACGCGTGGACAGGACTGTCGCTGGAGGAAATCGAATCGGGCAGTCAGGTGGTGATGCTGTTCGCTCTGGGCTTGCTGGTCGTGTATCTCACGTTGGCGGCGCAGTATGAAAGTTGGTCGCTGCCGTTCATCGTGATCCTCGCCGTTCCGATGGCGGTGCTCGGTGCCGTTTTGGCACAGTCACTGCGCGGATTGATCAACGACATCTACTGCCAGGTCGGACTGGTGATGCTCATCGGCCTCTCCAGCAAGAACGCGATTCTGATCGTCGAGTTCGCCGAGCAGTTACGCGAGCGTGGACTTTCAATCACCGAAGCCGCGCTCGAAGCAGCTCGCATCCGCCTGCGTCCGATCCTGATGACATCCTTTGCCTTCATGCTCGGCGTCCTGCCGCTGGTGCTTGCAAGCGGTGCGGGAAAGAATGGGCGCCAATCGGTCGGCACTACCGCATTCGGGGGAATGCTTGCCGCAACCACGCTCAACCTGCTGTTTATCCCCATCCTCTACGTGACGCTGAAGACGCTGCAGGAGCGCTGGGGAAGTGGCGCTCATCGACAGATCGAAGAACGTCACGCAGAAGATGAACGGATTGCCGTGTAG